In Rhodococcus qingshengii JCM 15477, the sequence TCGCCGCGGCTGCAGATTCGTGGCCCGTCAATGCCCGCAGTTCAGCAGTCACCAGCGAACTGACTCCACTACGGGCAGCCGGCTTCACCGCAGAGGAAGTGGATGTCCGAGACTTCCTGGGTGCACCGGAAGCACTGGAACTCCGGCTCCGCGATTTCGACTGCCTGTGGGTTCGCGGCGGAAACACGTTCGTCCTGCGAGCTCAGCTAGCTCGAAGTGGCGCTGACCGGGTCATCGAGATGCTGGTTCGTTCAGGCGTCGTGGCCTATGCGGGATACAGCGCCGGAGCGTGCCTGGCGACTCCGACTCTGATCGGGCTGGACGCGTCGGACGACCCCGCTGAAGTCATGCCAACGTGCGGTATCGACCCGATCTGGTCCGGGCTCGCGCTGATCGACTTCGCGATAGTGCCGCACGGCGGCGATTCGCTACTCGAAGATCCACAGGTGACTGCGCGGACGGTTGCGGCCCTGACCACGGCGGGCGTGCAATTCACCGTGCTCACCGATTACGAGGTGATACTCGTCGACCGTTGATGTAACGCAGACGGTTGATCTTGACGCAGACTGAGCAGTCGACTCGGCCCGACCGGATCAGCCGTGCTCTGCCACCGCGGTTCCGGCTGCCGGCGACTGACGCTCGAGCCTCGTCCACGCGATCTCCCAGCGCTTGACAGAGACCTCGTCAGCGTCCTCGAGAAGGGCGTCGAGGAGCAGGCGTGGATTTTCGCGCCATGCCAGTTCAGCGGCATGGACTTCCGCAGCCGAGAACAACCCGGAAGCCTCGAGATCACGAATCCATTCGCAGATCTCGCCTCGGTGAATCCGTGCGATGGTCTCGTATCCCAGACCTTCGTCAAGGAAGTCGTACGAAAAAATTGCGGCAAAGTAACTGTTCGACTCACGCTGCCCGAAAATCATGTGCGTTCCTTCCTCGAAGTTGTCCGACGAAGACTCGAAATCGAACCGTTGAGCAGCGACGCCAAAGTTTTTTTGGCGAAGTTGTAACGCTTCTTCTATCCCCGACGATTCAAACGCTAACCCCCCGAGCGGGTCTTTGGGATCACGTCCGAGAAACGATCTGATGACCAACGCAATACCCCTGGGGTTTCCGGCCACTCGCACCCATCATCGACACGTAACCAGCGCGCCGCTGACCTGCAATTTGCCCGTTTCAGGCCCTCCACTTAATCCATCCGAACAGACGACAAAAAACTTTGTGACCGGTCCCACATATTGGGATAGTTACGATCGTGATGCATATGTATCACCCGTTGTGGGCACAAAAGTACGGGCAAATCGGCACGTACAGACCAGTTTTGTTCGTTCTCCATGGCGACG encodes:
- a CDS encoding Type 1 glutamine amidotransferase-like domain-containing protein, which gives rise to MKLFLSSYRFGDHREAFVDLVGRGARIAVIAAAADSWPVNARSSAVTSELTPLRAAGFTAEEVDVRDFLGAPEALELRLRDFDCLWVRGGNTFVLRAQLARSGADRVIEMLVRSGVVAYAGYSAGACLATPTLIGLDASDDPAEVMPTCGIDPIWSGLALIDFAIVPHGGDSLLEDPQVTARTVAALTTAGVQFTVLTDYEVILVDR